The genomic DNA ACCGCAATATGGTCAAACAGGACAAACGGGTGATCGTGGTTGCTGGAACATACAAAGCGAACGCGGTCCTCGCCGCGCTTAAAGGGAAATTGTTTAACGTCTGGGTGACCGACGACCGTACAGCCAAACAGGTTCTAGACGCTGGCTAGCGCTGAACCACGAGAATTCCGAAATCCGGAATTTTACACCGAACCCGCGCTTATCTTCGCGACTGGTTTAGCGTCTCGGCCGTAGTCGCGCTGAATGCCGGGGACTACTACCAGCAACGATAGCGTTGGTGGCTGTGATTGCATGAAAAAGACGGCAAGATCGAAGGGACCATCGCCGCGCATAAAAGCCCGCGCACAACGAGGTTCTAGGACTGGACCTTGGACGAATCGATTTTGACGGACATTGAGAGTAGTTATTTCTACAATTGGCCGTATACATTCAAGGAAATCAGCTATACTTCCGCCCATGACGGAGAGCAGCGAACAGAGCACTCCCCCCCTTGCTGCGCTGACAATGAGCGGGCATACTCCGGCTTCTCCTCCTGCTTCTTCTTCCTCCCCTCGCTGGGTGGGCAGTCTTAGCATCGCAAAAGATGTGGTTGGAATCATTCAGAACATTTTGGCCATTGGAGCGATCATCGCTGGTGGCGTATGGTTTTGGATGCAAGCTCCCTTTAGCCCGGTGGTCGTCTCGACGATTAGTACCGAAGTGACCCCCGAAGCTGGACAGATGCATGTCAACGTCATCGCGACGTTTCAAAATACGGGTCATGTGCCGTTTAGCTACTCCTGCTTTGGTATCGATATGCAATCGACAGACGACTTCTATCCACCCCCGGACTGTACGCAAGCGGGCGTGCTAAAACCGGGAGAGCAGACGGTGCGCGGGCAGTTGATCAACATCCCCGAAAATCAGATTTCCAAAGACAATTACATCCACGTCAAGATCGGCAATCTCACACGGGATAAGGTGTGGCGAACAGACGCTCCTGGATCGGTTAAATACCTTGTTTTAACGCCGCTTACTCCAAATCCGAAGGCGATCGATACTCCAATCTCTACTCCGACAGCAAAGAAGCCGACACTATTCGCACCGAAATCGACGCACAGGACCTCCACTATTTACAGGAAAACTCTGACTAGGCCCCCCAAGCCAGAGAGCCTAATGCCATAGGTTCCAATGGCCTCACTAGAGCTTTATCTCTAGGCCTATCGCTCTCTAAAACGACGCCACTGCTGGCGACTTTGGACAACAGGATAAGTCCGCGAGAGGCGCGAATCTCGGAGAATCGCGCGCCGATAGCGATGACCTCTTAGACGCGGTGTTCGATGCCTGCGTGATGGCGGCAAGGATGGATAAGTCCAGAGCATAGAAAAGCCGCCCCGGAAGGCGGCTCTGAATCATAGTCGCTGCAGAGCTTAATGGGGCTGATGATAACCGGCCGGTGCACGGGGACGCGAGACGCATCCTCTGCCGTCGACACAGGCCGAACCAAAGGATTGCCCGCTCTGAATTTCATTGTATCTACTTTGCTTGATCCGCTGATCTTCATCGTGCTCTTCCTGATATGCCCCGTTCATAGCCTGTATGTTCTTGTCTAACAAGGCCCTGACTTCAGGGTCTTCCCTGGCTTTGTCGCTCCAGTACCATGCCGCCTCCAAATTGAAGTCGGTACCGATGCTGTTCACGAAACATTCAGAGAGATGCATCTGCCCGAATGGCTCTCCTTGCTTGGCGGCGTCAAGGAAGTAATGAAATCCACGCACCGGGTCACGCGCAGGATTGTTGCCCTCTGTATAAATGACACCCAAAAGAGTGAGTTCGCGCCTGTCTCCAAGGACCGCTCCTCCTTTAGCGATGCACTCCGCCAGCGCCAAATTCCCTTTATCGAAGGCGTTGAGAGCATCCGCATACAGGGCATCCACGTTGTCGCTGGCAGTCGCCTCAGGGCACGACTTGCCAACTGAAATGGCGGGCGCTGAGGTTGTCGCCGAAGCTTCCGCTCTCTGCCGTGCAACCCGATCAGCCTCTGTTTTCTTCGCTTTTGCGATGATGGCGTCAATATCCACCGGCTCAGGGCAATAGGTGTCATCGTAGGGAAGCGACGGCCCCGCTTGGACGTGGTTGGAAGGGTTGCTATCCTTATCTGCACTCGCGGACGGCTTGGGTCGCGGGACACAGGGTTTCTCGGCCTTTGGCGGAGCGTTGTTGTAATACACACCGCCTAAATTAAGTCCTGCGTCGGGATTAGCGCCCCTCTTCTCCTGCTCCGCTTTCTCCCGCTGGTACGCCTGTTCGTAGGGCTTGGAACTGGTCGAGTCAGACGTCTGGGCGACGGATGTCAGGTTGACGCCGATAGTGGCTGTGACGATGGCTACTGAAAGAAAAGTCCGGGGAAAGAGCATATTGCACCTCCGACTGATCTGATCTTTGATCAACTCCGGATTTTGCGCAAGGTCTCAGACCTGACATCGCCTTTTTATTTTCAGGCAAAGGCGGCGAAGAACATGCAAGTCCCGTAAGTCCTTTAGAGCGGGCCGAAGATTCTCCACATTCGTTTTTCAACTCAAGTGTTGATTGAATCTTTCTGTTCCTTTTGGAGCTTGGTGTCGTATCTCTTTTGTCGCTATTTGGCGCGCACGGTTCACTGCGAGACGCTTAGCGTGTTGAGCGTCTGATTCATGAGTCATGCCTGGCCAATCACCAAGCTCTCGCGGGCGGCCTGAACGGCTGCAAGATCGATCTCATCGAGGCCATTGACCTCAAGGATGCGCTCGATCTGAGTCAGAAGTCGGTTTAGCAGCCGGAAATTACCTCCGGTCATGCGCAGGACGGCGGCCACAGCTTCGGGGCCGAGGCCGGATTCTGGTAAGGTGACGCCTTGAGGAACCCAGCGACGGCCGAGAAGTTCACGCATCTCGGTTACTGCCAAGGCCCGAAACTCGTGGACGAAGCCGATTCCGGAGTAGAACTGAGGGTATCGCGCCATGCGTTTTTTCAACGCCTGGCATTCCGATGAGGATCAGGCCGATGGTGCCTTCATCGAAGATGTCGCGAATTTGTTCAAGACTGGCCATGCGAAGGCGGTCGGCCTCATCGACGCAGGTGACATAGCCCGAAGACGTGAACGCTGAAGCCAGCAGTGTCGGTGCTCCTCGATTCGCAAGTCGGACTCGTGGTAAGGCAGCCCGTCGAGAACGTGCTTCGCATCCCGAACGGCGGCATTGATGACTTGGTTTGGGCGTTCGGAGTGGCCGGAAGCTCCTTTGGCTACCTCTTATTGGCGTGCCAGGTGTAGTCTCCGGTGAGATTGATGTGCTCCCAGCCGAGCGGCGACACGTGTTGGGGCTGAGCGGGATCGATGGACGCCGTCTTTGCAAGCGCATTCACCGCAAAGCTCAGCCGGTCCTTAGCTTAAGTAAATTCCCCTTCTTTAGCTGTTCCCCTAGTCGGCTGTCGTCACTGTTCATCATCGAGCGGCAACCAACCCTTTCACCCGGGCGACTGCCCGCCGTTCGTAGGCGTCAGCTTCTGGTTTGGCAAGATAGGGGGCTGCTTTGTCGGCGTAGAGTTTGGCGGAATCCAATCTGCCTTCAAGCAGAGCAAGTCGTGCTTTGTCCGCGTCGACGTTCCCTTCGACATTCGCATAACCAGGAGTTTGCGCCATTGCTCCTATATCGACTGCGCTCAGCAGCCGGTCCGCTTCCGCCAATTCAGTTACTGGCGGTTTGTGCTTTTCGTTTTCCATCAGGGCAATCCTGCATTCTGCAAGCGCAAGCGTCCCAGCGCTTAGGAAAACAGGCTGACGCGAAGCGCCATTGCCGCTCTCTGCCATGACTTGGCGAGCGTGTGACATCCCGGCACTAATATGGTTGCTGCGGCACTCCATCATAGCCACATCTGAGAGATTGCTCTGAGCCAGGTATGCGCCTCCAGGCATTCCTTCTGCCAGTTTGCCCACAGCAAGTTCGTCTCGGATGGCGTCTTCATAGTCTTCCATGGCGCCTTCGGTCTCGCCCAGCATGGTCAAAGCAGCCAGAGTGAGCTGGTTCTGCGGTCCAAGCGCCTTCGAGAACCGTTGCTGGTTCTTTCTACCCTGGGCGATAGCTTCCGAATACTTGCGCTCAAGATACAGTGATTCCTGCAGATACATCTCCGGTTGTAGAAGTGCGTTGCTCTCAGGCCCGTCATTCAAGGTGATTGTGGCAATTACCTGGCGAGCAGCCAGCTCGGCTGCGACACCGTCGTCGAGCCGAAGGTAGATACCGGATAAGCGTCCTTCAAGGGCGATTAGCAACTCCGGGCTGAAGCCCGGGGTAGTCTGAGCCCTCTGGATTGCCTGATTCAGCGCATTCACCGCCAATTGCGGACTGGAACTGTAGATCTGGATTCCGGTTGCCACCAGAGCCTGCCATCCTTGAACTTCGGGACTCACCTCATGCAAACGCGCAATCGCCTGCTGTTGAACCGCCAGCCCTGCCTTTGCGGAGTCAATGGATCCGGAGAGGTGACTGCGTAACTGAACATTCTCACGACGCAACTCGGCTACGATTGCATCCTGTGAGAGCGACCCTTCCGCATCTCGGAAGCGTGCGGCGGCCTGCGCAAACTGCTCCTCCGCACTCGTGTAATCCGTGCGCGCATCGAGAGCACCACCAATGGCGAGGTGCAACCGGGCCGCGACCTCCGGAGCATTGGCGAAGCGGTGGTCAATCTGCGGAAGCACTTTATCGATTGCGTCGATCAGAGTCACCTGCGGTCCAGAGCCGGCCGGGGACGCGAAGGGATTACTCTGTCCAAGTAGGTCATCAGCGAGAAAACGATTCATCTCCGTGAGAGTTCTGTTGCTTTGCTCGGCTGCATTTCGAGCACGCACGGCGCGGCGTCCGAACCACAAGCTCGTACACAGCCCTAACGTCAACGCCAGCATCGCGAGCACAACCCAGGGTCTGCGAAGGTGCTCCCGTTCAAGCGCGCGCCGATCACGTTCGCGCTGACTTATTTCTACCAGGCGCATGGTCCGCTCTGCGTGCCGCGATGCAAGGGTGTGGAGGCGGATGGCCAGGTCGGCCGCCGCAGGGATGCGTTTGGCCGGATCTACGTTCGCAGCGGCCGCGATGTCCTCCCGCAGTAGCGGATCGTCAATGCGGTCTTCCCACCCGGGTGAGAGAGGTTCGATAAAGTCGCCGCATAGAATCTGATAGAGCATAACGCCAAGCGCGTAGACATCGGCCAGCGTGCTTGCCGAGCCGCCGGCCATTGTCTCGGGAGCGCGATACATCCCCGTCCCTACGGGCGTCCCGGCAGACCGGTCTCCGTCCGCAAATCCGTGCTGGGTGATTTCCATCTGGTGCAGACGTTCCGGCTGAGTGAGCGAGGCGACGCCGAAGTCCGTGACTTTGATTGCCAAACTACCAGCCGGCTCGCCTCCTTCCGCAAGCTCCACTCCGGCGCCATCTTCCAGAATGAGAATATTAGAGGGCTTGAGGTCGTTATGCAGAATTCCAAGCGAGTGCGCCGCCGCGACTCTCTCGGCCAGTTCCGCGACCATTGCGACCCGCCCTTCCCTTGAAAGCGACTTAAACCAGTCTCCTTCGGCAAATTCGAGCAGATTCACGCCGCCGTATTCGCTTTCGGTGAAGTAGGGAAGATCCTCAAACTCCCAGTCCATCACGCGGACGAAACCGTTGTTGTTTGCAAGGGACTTCTGCAGCAGCCGTGATAGGGTTACCTCTCGCTGCAGGGCGCGCAGTCGCACCCCGTCGACGGCAAACTTGAAGACCCGGACCTCACGCGTTTTCATGTGCTCAGCCAGCCACACGGTTGCCGAGAGGTCGAGGGAACGCTGCGCTTTCCAGTTTGGTCGACCAGGAATTGTCTCTCCAGCTTCAAGTTGGAAGACTGGCAGTTCCGGCCCCTTGGCGATCGTCTCGACCACGGGCACCGCCATGCGATAACCGACGTTCGGCACGGTCAGAATGATCTCATCCCTCCCACCTCCGAAGGCTGCACGAAGCTTGCGAATAGCGGTGGTGAGCGAGGCATCGCTTGCTCCGGCGGGGGTGTTAGGCCAGTTGGTTCCAAGAAGCGCGTCCTTGGTATGCACCTCATCCGGTCGCTCTAGGAGCAGGACCAGGAGATCCGCCGGTTTGGCCTCGATTCTCACCGGCTCTCCATTAATCAGGAGTTGCCGGCTGAGTTCGATGAACTCGCACCAAGCAAACTGCCACCTTCTGCCTTCTCTTACTGTGCTGCGCGGCCGGTTTTCCAAGATTATTGGCCCTCTTCATATTTCTTCAGAACCCGCTAGGACTCGCTTGACGTGTTTCAGCCATGCTCACTTCGGAAGTGGGCGGTTGCATTCCTGAAATTGCATTTCCGGAAGAGATGCAA from Granulicella aggregans includes the following:
- a CDS encoding SEL1-like repeat protein, whose amino-acid sequence is MLFPRTFLSVAIVTATIGVNLTSVAQTSDSTSSKPYEQAYQREKAEQEKRGANPDAGLNLGGVYYNNAPPKAEKPCVPRPKPSASADKDSNPSNHVQAGPSLPYDDTYCPEPVDIDAIIAKAKKTEADRVARQRAEASATTSAPAISVGKSCPEATASDNVDALYADALNAFDKGNLALAECIAKGGAVLGDRRELTLLGVIYTEGNNPARDPVRGFHYFLDAAKQGEPFGQMHLSECFVNSIGTDFNLEAAWYWSDKAREDPEVRALLDKNIQAMNGAYQEEHDEDQRIKQSRYNEIQSGQSFGSACVDGRGCVSRPRAPAGYHQPH
- a CDS encoding sugar-binding domain-containing protein → MTTHIIMRDAGLEFYRNMVKQDKRVIVVAGTYKANAVLAALKGKLFNVWVTDDRTAKQVLDAG
- a CDS encoding Tn3 family transposase, coding for MNALAKTASIDPAQPQHVSPLGWEHINLTGDYTWHANKR
- a CDS encoding protein kinase domain-containing protein, giving the protein MRIEAKPADLLVLLLERPDEVHTKDALLGTNWPNTPAGASDASLTTAIRKLRAAFGGGRDEIILTVPNVGYRMAVPVVETIAKGPELPVFQLEAGETIPGRPNWKAQRSLDLSATVWLAEHMKTREVRVFKFAVDGVRLRALQREVTLSRLLQKSLANNNGFVRVMDWEFEDLPYFTESEYGGVNLLEFAEGDWFKSLSREGRVAMVAELAERVAAAHSLGILHNDLKPSNILILEDGAGVELAEGGEPAGSLAIKVTDFGVASLTQPERLHQMEITQHGFADGDRSAGTPVGTGMYRAPETMAGGSASTLADVYALGVMLYQILCGDFIEPLSPGWEDRIDDPLLREDIAAAANVDPAKRIPAAADLAIRLHTLASRHAERTMRLVEISQRERDRRALEREHLRRPWVVLAMLALTLGLCTSLWFGRRAVRARNAAEQSNRTLTEMNRFLADDLLGQSNPFASPAGSGPQVTLIDAIDKVLPQIDHRFANAPEVAARLHLAIGGALDARTDYTSAEEQFAQAAARFRDAEGSLSQDAIVAELRRENVQLRSHLSGSIDSAKAGLAVQQQAIARLHEVSPEVQGWQALVATGIQIYSSSPQLAVNALNQAIQRAQTTPGFSPELLIALEGRLSGIYLRLDDGVAAELAARQVIATITLNDGPESNALLQPEMYLQESLYLERKYSEAIAQGRKNQQRFSKALGPQNQLTLAALTMLGETEGAMEDYEDAIRDELAVGKLAEGMPGGAYLAQSNLSDVAMMECRSNHISAGMSHARQVMAESGNGASRQPVFLSAGTLALAECRIALMENEKHKPPVTELAEADRLLSAVDIGAMAQTPGYANVEGNVDADKARLALLEGRLDSAKLYADKAAPYLAKPEADAYERRAVARVKGLVAAR